The Starkeya sp. ORNL1 DNA window CGGCGTTGGGCCGGCCGAGCACGGCGACACGAATCGGACGGGCGGCCCCCTCCTCCGCCACGTCTTCTTCCGGCTCCTCGCCACCATCGTCGGGGAAACACTCTTTCAGCGCACGGAACAGGTCGCCCATACCCTCGCCATGCTCGGCGGAGATCGCGACCGGCTCACCGAGCCCGAGCGAGAACGCCTCCAGCATCCCGGACTCACTGTCGCGGCTCTCGCTCTTGTTGGCGACGACGATGGTGTGACGTCCGGAGCGGCGTGCCAGTTCGGCGAAGGCACGGTCCGACGGCGTCAGCCCGGCACGGGCGTCGATCATGAACAGCAGGACGTCGGCTTCGGCGATGGCGGCCTCGGTCTGGGCCCGCATGCGGGCTTCCAGGCTCTCCGCCTTGGCCTCTTCAAGGCCGGCGGTATCGATGACGCGGAATTCGAGATGGCCGAGCCGGCCATCGCCCTCGCGGCGGTCGCGGGTGACCCCGGGGCGGTCGTCGACCAGCGCCAGGCGCTTGCCGACGAGGCGATTGAAGAGCGTCGACTTGCCGACATTCGGCCGGCCGACAATGGCGACGGTGAGGGACATGGCTGATTATTGCGCCGGTTTCGCGGGCTTGGCGGCAACGGCTGCCGGGGATTCCGGCGTCGGAGCGGCGCCGTAGCTGCCGGCCGTCGCCGGCTGCGGCGGCGCCGCATTGTAGTCCACGCCCGGCACGCCCTCGGGGAATACCTGCACGCGCGTGCCGCTCAACTTCTTTTCCTTGTCGAACGGATTGAGCGCGTCCAGCGTCTCGCAGCCCGCCGCGGCCAAGGCAAGGCCGAGTGCGGCGGTGACGAGAGCCAATCGATAGAGCGGGCGCTGCCGGAGGGTCATGGGCGTTCTCCTATTGCGGCGCTGCCGGCGCGGGAGCCGGCTCCGCGGGCGGAGCGGCGTCCGGCGCAGGGGCCGGGGCGGCGGATGCAGGCGGCGTAGGCTCGGCGGGCGCAGGCGCGGATTCGGCCGGCGCGGGCGTGGCGGCTTCCGGCGCAGTCGCCCCCGGAGCGGTCACCTCGGGCGCGGCCGGCACAACGGCTTCCGGCGCGGGCACCACAGGTTCCGGCGCCGGCACGGCAACCTCCGGCACGGCGGGCACCGCGGGCGCGGCCGGGGCCGGCGGCGTCAGCGATCCCTCGGGAATCGGCGAAGCACCGGGCAAGGTCGGCATCTCGGAGGCCGGCGGTAGCACGGGCGCGGTCGGCACCGGCAGTATCGGCGCGTTCGGCACCGGCAGCGCAGGCGCGGTGCTCGTAGCCGGCGGGGCGCCGGCAGTGGCGAGCGTGCGCATCAGTTCGGCGCGCTGGCGCATGCCAGGCGGCAACTCGCCATCGGCGAGCAGGGCCTCGAAGGTCTTGGTCGCGGCGTCATAGTCGCCGGCGCGATACTGGGCGAGGCCGAGGATCTCGCGCGCCGAGTTGCGGAACGCGCCGGTCGGGGTGTCGAGCGGCTTCATCCGCGCCTCGATGTCGGCAAGCGGCGCGGTGTCGACCAGCAGCAGGCCGGCGCGGATGCGGGCGACGTCGCGAGCCAGCGGATCGACGCCATTCTCGTTCGCCAGCGCATCATAGGCGGCGACCGCAGCGGCCTTGTCGGTATAGGCAAGCTCGGTGGCGGCGCGGAAGCGGGCGAGGATGCGATAGCC harbors:
- a CDS encoding tetratricopeptide repeat protein, translated to MADIFNEIDEDLRRERLGKIWSRFGSYIIGLAVLIVIGVGAWRGYEWWQTREAAASGARFAAALKLSDEGKHAEAQAAFAQIAKDGTSGYRILARFRAATELAYTDKAAAVAAYDALANENGVDPLARDVARIRAGLLLVDTAPLADIEARMKPLDTPTGAFRNSAREILGLAQYRAGDYDAATKTFEALLADGELPPGMRQRAELMRTLATAGAPPATSTAPALPVPNAPILPVPTAPVLPPASEMPTLPGASPIPEGSLTPPAPAAPAVPAVPEVAVPAPEPVVPAPEAVVPAAPEVTAPGATAPEAATPAPAESAPAPAEPTPPASAAPAPAPDAAPPAEPAPAPAAPQ